TTGCCGAAGCGCTGAAGAAGAATGGCGGATATATACCTGGCGTGCGTCCCGGCGCGCACACCGAAGAGACGCTCGAGCGCATTCTGAACCGCATCACGCTCTCAGGTGCAATCTTTCTTGCCTTTGTAGCGATAGCGCCAGACATCTTCATCAAAATCTGGAGCCTCGAAAAATATTCACAGCTGATTCACCTCTTCGGTGGTACATCGCTGCTCATCACTGTAGGTGTTGCTCTCGATACGCTGAAGCAAATCGAAAGCCAGCTCGTGATGCGCCATTATGACGGCTTTATGGATCGCGGCAAGAAGTCGGCAGGCCGTCCGCGGGTGGTTCGTTGATGGGGAACGCCCCAAACAGATTGCAACTGATTTTTCTTGGTCCTCCGGGAGCCGGTAAAGGCACGCAGGCAAAGATATTTCTGGATCGCAGTGGAATCGTTCAGATTTCTACGGGCGACATTCTGCGTGCGGCTGTGTCGAAGGGCACTGACCTCGGCAAAGAAGCCAAGTCATACATGGATAAAGGCGAGCTGGTACCCGATTCAGTCGTCATCGGCATTATTGAGCAGCGCATTCAAGAACCCGATTGCGCGAAGGGTTTCGTACTCGATGGATTTCCGCGTACACTCGAGCAGGCTCGCGCGCTCGATTCGATTCTGGCGAAGCTTAAGATTGAGCTGAGCCACGTAATCAATTTTGCCGTGCCCGACGAAGAACTTGTGAAGCGTCTGCTCGGCAGAGCAGAGCAAGAGGGCCGCTCAGACGATAATC
The sequence above is a segment of the Turneriella parva DSM 21527 genome. Coding sequences within it:
- a CDS encoding adenylate kinase codes for the protein MGNAPNRLQLIFLGPPGAGKGTQAKIFLDRSGIVQISTGDILRAAVSKGTDLGKEAKSYMDKGELVPDSVVIGIIEQRIQEPDCAKGFVLDGFPRTLEQARALDSILAKLKIELSHVINFAVPDEELVKRLLGRAEQEGRSDDNPESIKNRLQVFKEKTQPLIQYYTDKKILRDINGLGTTAEIAAAVQNVVGV